From the genome of Fusarium oxysporum f. sp. lycopersici 4287 chromosome 3, whole genome shotgun sequence, one region includes:
- a CDS encoding hypothetical protein (At least one base has a quality score < 10): protein MGRPQRATVRRRWGAHANRVVSVAFSPDGQRLASATHDGFIKIWDARMGGCQATLELDKNEEDEYIFHFEKTGARLRTNIGTFDLSLLPSSPPAALPASSPRHHLLQCQGYGISSDRSWITYEGRNLLWLPPEYRPVTLAIMASTVVLGCKSGLVLLFRFSEA, encoded by the coding sequence ATGGGGAGGCCACAACGGGCCACTGTGAGGCGACGCTGGGGCGCCCATGCTAATCGGGTCGTGTCAGTGGCCTTCTCGCCTGATGGCCAGCGTCTCGCATCGGCTACACACGACGGGTTCATCAAGATCTGGGACGCCAGGATGGGCGGTTGCCAGGCGACGCTCGAGCTCGATAagaatgaggaggatgaaTATATTTTCCATTTCGAAAAGACCGGCGCTCGCCTTCGTACGAATATTGGCACGTTCGACCTCAGCCTGCTCCCATCCTCGCCGCCCGCTGCACTGCCTGCATCCAGCCCTCGGCATCACCTACTTCAATGTCAAGGTTATGGCATTAGTTCTGATCGTTCATGGATCACATATGAAGGTCGGAATCTGCTCTGGCTCCCCCCAGAGTATCGCCCAGTGACATTAGCGATCATGGCATCAACTGTAGTACTCGGCTGTAAATCGGGACTGGTCTTGCTATTCCGGTTCTCGGAGGCTTAG
- a CDS encoding hypothetical protein (At least one base has a quality score < 10), translating into MSGAPSEAICRSNGPGVRLAFYGQGIQNSGNFQVGGNLNIGVQDNSDKDAEFLAALRSTDPSDDRTRIQRQKGGLLEDSYSWILDHADFRRWRDDEQSRLLWVRGDPGKGKTMLLCGIIRELEKLPADTRRLSYFFCQATDVRLSSATSVLRSLLYLLDQEPSLMSHVRKKFAHAGKQLFEDVNQWDALSKILANILQDSSRPNTFLIIDALDECETNRDQLLELLVQISSSYSAKLIVSSRNWPSVEKALRASTQKLRICLELNHESISSAVSRYIDHKVNELTQLNNYDSKTQDAVRHHLASNANDTFLWVALVCEELRKIETWDVLEVIKEVPAGLEDLYDRMMQQIQRLGRRDQEWCRSVLSAVTTAYRPLHQEELGYLSTLPLNIQKMNDHMSTVTGMCGSFLTIRDNVVYVIHQSAKEFLSSNTYIFPSGKRDQHHAMFSRSLKILSRTLRRNIYSLHAPGFPIDQVTPPVPDPLASIRYPCIYWADHLSDAIPLATSEPIDDLRDDCTVQQFLSKKYLYWLEALGLLRGIPEGMIAMTKLRHY; encoded by the exons ATGAGCGGGGCACCCAGCGAGGCAATCTGCAGGTCGAACGGGCCTGGTGTTCGATTGGCGTTCTACGGACAGGGGATTCAGAACTCGGGCAACTTTCAAGTTGGAGGCAACCTAAATATCG GAGTGCAGGATAATTCCGATAAAGATGCAGAGTTCTTAGCCGCCCTACGATCCACCGACCCCAGCGACGACAGAACGCGCATCCAGCGGCAAAAGGGCGGCCTGCTGGAAGACTCATATAGCTGGATCCTTGACCATGCGGACTTCCGGCGATGGCGCGACGATGAACAAAGTCGGCTACTATGGGTCAGGGGAGATCCCGGCAAAGGCAAGACAATGCTGTTGTGCGGGATCATCCGAGAGCTGGAGAAACTACCTGCGGATACGCGCCGCTTGTCCTACTTCTTCTGTCAGGCGACCGACGTGCGCCTTAGTAGCGCGACGTCCGTGCTCCGCAGCCTCCTCTATCTCCTCGATCAGGAGCCGTCGCTGATGTCGCACGTACGGAAGAAGTTTGCTCACGCGGGTAAACAGCTATTTGAAGACGTGAATCAGTGGGATGCCCTGTCCAAGATTCTCGCCAATATCTTGCAGGACTCAAGCCGGCCGAACACCTTCTTAATCATCGATGCGCTTGACGAGTGCGAGACAAATCGCGACCAGCTTCTTGAATTGCTTGTCCAGATATCCTCTTCATATTCCGCTAAACTGATTGTGTCCAGTCGTAACTGGCCAAGTGTCGAGAAGGCCCTAAGAGCATCTACGCAGAAGCTCCGAATCTGTCTCGAACTCAACCATGAGTCAATCTCCTCCGCTGTTAGCAGATACATTGATCACAAGGTAAACGAGCTGACTCAGTTGAATAATTATGACAGCAAAACACAGGACGCTGTTCGGCACCACTTAGCCTCCAACGCAAATGACACGTTCCTATGGGTAGCCTTAGTCTGTGAGGAGCTTCGGAAGATTGAGACCTGGGATGTACTGGAAGTTATAAAGGAGGTGCCTGCTGGCTTGGAAGATCTGTACGATCGAATGATGCAACAGATCCAAAGGCTGGGACGGCGGGATCAGGAATGGTGTCGATCTGTACTGTCGGCAGTTACCACAGCCTATCGTCCACTTCATCAAGAGGAATTAGGCTACCTCTCAACCTTACCGTTGAATATTCAAAAAATGAATGACCACATGTCGACGGTCACAGGCATGTGCGGCTCGTTCCTGACAATCAGAGACAACGTTGTCTATGTCATTCATCAGTCTGCCAAAGAGTTTTTGTCCTCGAACACATATATCTTTCCTTCTGGCAAGAGAGATCAGCACCATGCCATGTTCTCGAGGTCACTAAAGATTCTTTCGAGGACCCTCCGACGCAACATTTACAGCTTACACGCCCCAGGATTCCCCATCGACCAAGTCACGCCGCCCGTCCCTGATCCATTAGCGTCCATCCGATATCCATGTATCTACTGGGCTGACCACCTAAGCGACGCCATACCGCTTGCAACTTCAGAGCCCATCGACGACCTCCGCGACGACTGCACAGTCCAGCAGTTTCTTAGTAAAAAGTACCTCTACTGGCTCGAGGCGCTGGGCCTTCTTCGAGGCATACCGGAAGGCATGATTGCGATGACGAAGTTGAGACATTACTAG